The window GAGCCGGTGCTCGATGGACGCCATACGGGGCTGAAATGACCGCCAAAGCGCGAGCAGCCTGGTTGAGCGATGCTTGGTCTCCCACCACCGGCTGGCCCCTTGCTGCCTGATTCTACAACTTATGAGTGCTCCCATAGCGCCAAAACCCTCCCCCTTCTGTAAAAAAACGCGGTAAAATGAAAGTCCGTGGCTTGCGGGCGGCGACGCATCCTTCCGCGTCATCCCTCTCCCCCCGCGTTGAGGCCGCTTTTTTGCCTTCGGTGGGGCTTGCCCCCGATAAAAAAACCTATCCCAACGCAAGGAGAGACGAACGCTATGGTTCGCATTCGCTTACGCCGTGTAGGCGCTCGCAAACAGCCCAGTTACCGCATTGTGGCCGCCGATAAAGAGGCCAAGCGCGATGGCCGCTTCCTGGAAATCCTCGGGTTCTACAACCCCCGTACCGACCCGCCCACCGTCACCCTGAAAGAGGACCGTGTTTACGACTGGATGATGAAAGGCGCGCAGCCCAGTGACGCCGTGCAGAAAATTTTCCGCATGGTGGGCTTCTACGACCGCTACGAGCGGTTCAAGAAGGGTGAATCGGTGGAAACCCTGTTGCAGGAATCGGCCGAGACGTTGGCAAAATTCAACACCAACCCCAAAACCTCAGACGCTGCCCTGAAGGGCGCGCAAAAGCAGGCTGCGTAACTTAGAAAATGCGGGCACGTCGCCCGCATTTTTGCCAATTCCGGAGGAACGTTGTGAAAGAGCTGGTGGAATACATCGCCCGTTCACTGGTCAACGACCCCACGCAGGTGCACGTGGCCGAAGTGCGCGGCGGTGCAACCGTACATCTGGAACTGCAAGTCGCCAAGGAAGATATGGGGCGCGTCATCGGCAAAAATGGCCGCGTGGCCAATGCCATGCGAGCGCTGCTGGAAGTCGCCGCGGCCCAGGAAGGCAAGCACTTTACGCTGGATATTGTGGAACCCCAATGAGCAAAAAAAACCGCCCGGCTTACACTTATCACCTGCCCTCTCCCAGCGGCTCGTCTTCGGATGAGCCGCTGTATTTAGCCGTGGGCAAGTTGCGCCGCCCTCACGGTGTGCGCGGCGAAATTCGGATGGAAGTGCTCACCGACTTCCCCGAGCGACTGCAACCCGGCACCACCGTATATGTTGGCCCGCGCCGGCTGCCGCTACGCATCGTCAGCGTGCGGTGGCAGGGCGATTTCATGCTGCTGGCCTTCGAAGGCTACCCCGATCGCGACCGCGTGGGGCTGCTGCGCAACATGCTGGTCACCGTGCCAGCAGAAAGCCTTCCCCCTTTGGAGGAAGGCGAGTTCTACTACCATCAGATTTTGGGGCTGCAGGTGGTGACCGACGAAGGGGAAGACCTGGGCACGGTGACCGAAATCATGGAAACCGGTGCGAATGATGTCTTTGTGGTTACCGATGCGAGCGGCAACGAAGTGCTACTCCCCGACATCGACGAGGTGGTGCTGGAAATCGACCCGCAATCAGGGGTCATGCGGGTGCACCTCTTGCCCGGCTTGCGTTAGCCCCTCCCAACCACCCGACTACCCGACAATCTGACGACGCGACCACCTGACTACGCGACGATCTGACGACGCGACGCCCTGCCTATTCCTCCCTGACCGCGTTGAGAAAATCGGCCAGCAGGCCGTAAGCCGTGGTGTGGGGGCCGGGGTCGTCTTCCCGCAGCGAGAGCGCGCCCAACACATCGGTCTCGAAAGTCACAATCGACGATGTGCCCATCACGCCATACAAGGGGGAACCGGCATCCACGAGTTGCGGCGCGACGCGAGCCTCCACCCCTTCGCCCGTCCGGCGGGCTTCACAAACCAGTTTCCACCGCTGGCCGTGCGCCGCGGCTTCCTGCACGTCGCGCAAGGCAATGCTGCGAATGCCCCGCCGGGCGACTTCCTGGGGCTTCAGTGGCACCCCCATCAACACCGTGACCAACGCCGCCACCTTGATGGCAGCATCCCACCCATCGACGTCGCCGCTGGGGTCGGTTTCCGCAATGCCAATACGCTGCGCATAGGCCACCGCCTTTTCAAACGACTCGAGGTGGGTTTCCATGCGGGTGAGGATGAGATTCGTGGTTGAATTCAAAATGCCGCGAAACGCCTTCACCTCGGCCGCCGGCAGGGTTTCCCGAAAGAGCGAGAAAATCGGCATGCCATCCATCACCGCCGATTCGAAGAAAAAGCGGCGGCCATGTTGCGCGGCAAGCGCGGTCAGGTCGTGGTAAGCGTGTACCACCGGCCCTTTGTTGGCCGTGGCGACGTGCATCCCCCGCATGAGCGCCCGGCGAATATGGCTGACCGCCGGCTCGCCGTTTTCATAGTTGACAGGGGTGTTCTCGAATAGCACGTCGGCCGGCACGGTTTCCACAAAGCGCAAGCCATCGGGCGGTTCGGGTTGTGTGCCCAGGTCGCGCAGCGCGCCTCCCGCCTCGGCGCGCGCCAGCGCGGCTTCCAGATCCACCCCTTCGGGGGCAATCACCCGCCCGTGGCGGCCGGTAGCAATGCCGGTGACCACAAAATCCACCCCATAGCGGGCACGCATGGTAGCGCGTTTTTCCAGCAACAGCCGCGCCAGCGCCCGGCCCACGTTGCCAAAACCGAGAAAAGCAAGGCGATACGTTCGCATACCAAACCTCCATCACCTCAGTTCCGGACCCTCTACCTCCGCACGGCGATCCGCAACTCAGGTTCCATAAAGTCAACCGCAGATGGGCGCAGGTTCTCGGCAGGCTGCGCAATCTGCGGTTTTCAGGGCCAACCAGCGAAAAGGCTCACCGTTGGCACGCCAGGGATCGTGACACCGCCATTATACCGCTCTTGGAGGCTCCAACGCCCGCCAGGGCACGCCATAAGCGGGGGCAAAATGCGGGCCATGGGGGAAACTGCGCTCACCGCGGCGGAAATAACGCGCCTGACGCCAAAACGTTCCCCATTGCAGGAAGCCCAGCAGCCAGACCTCCAGGCCGTAAAGGCGGGCATTTTCCCATTGGCGCGGCATGACCACATGGGGCGGCCACCCCGGCAGCGTCAGCCCCACGCGTCCCCGCGGCCAGGCATCGGCGCTGAGCGCCACCAGCTGTTCCCAGGTCAGGGCAAGCCGCTGGGGCTGCCCCGCCGCCAGCGCCACCGTTTGGTGCGTGGGTGCGCCGGCAGCCCGGCCGTGCAGGTGCAGGGTGAGAGCGTGCTCGGCTTTCAGGGTCAGGCTCGCGCCCCGGGGGAAGGCACGCCATTTTTCAGGCATCCAATGCAGCACCCAGAGGGGGAAACCGGCCGCGCGGGCCCGTGCAGCCTCGGAGGCGGTGGAGGCTTCCAAGGCCAGCACCAGCCCAAACGCCAGCCAGTCATCGCGACGCGGCGCCGCGGCCTCCCGTAACGGCCAGGGCACCACCGCCCAGGCTTCCTCAAAGCCGCCGCGGCGCAGCGTGTGGATGGTTTCCCGCGAGGCCACCCACGTGGGCGCAGCCCAAACGGTGCGTCCGCCCAGCCACAGCCGCCCCACCGTAGGAGCCGCCGCGGCAGCCCCCGCCACGCGCACCGGCTTGCCGCTTTCCCGGAAATGTTGCGCCAACGCCAGCAAAAAAGCCTTGGCCGCGGCCAACCGCCGCAAGCGTTTCCCCCACGGGCCGCTCAAGCGTGTGAGTTCCTGACCTTCCAGCGCCGCATGTAACCCGGCTTGCAGCCACACCTCGCGGCATGGCATTTTCACCACATCGTCAAGCGTCCATCCCACCTCGCGCCCCCCGTCCTGCTGTGTAACGCGCGATGAGCCAGGCCCCAAAAGCCAGCACCACCAGCACCGTCAGGCTGGCCTCCGGCCCAAAGGCCCCGCCCGTCAGCCACACCGGCCCCCGCAAAGGCGTGCTGAGCAAATGAAAACCGCCCAAGCCGCTGACCGGGAAGCCATACACCGTACCCTCGAAAAGATTCCAACCAAAATGCAGCCCCAGGGGCAGCCAAAGCGCCCCGCTGCGCACGTAGCCATAGGCCAGAAACAGCCCTGCGGCCACCAGCCCTACCTCGGCCAACACGCTGACATGCGGGTTCGCCAGGTGAAAGAGGGCAAAAACCACGCTGGAAATCGCCACCCCCCATTTCAGCCCCGCGGTTTCGGCCAAATTTTGCAACCAGTAACCGCGCACCCAAAGTTCTTCGCTCCAGCCCACCAACAGCCACAGCACCAGCGCCTCGGCCAGGCCGCTCGCCACATCGCCCCACGAGGAAGCCGCCCAATGAGGCGTTGCCGCGCCGGTGAGCGCCAGCAGTGCCAACAGCACGGTTTGGGTCAGGGCGGCGATGCCCGTGCCAACGCCAAAATCCTGCCAGGCGCGACGGGTGAGGTGTAGCCCCAAATCCACAAAGGCGCGGCGGTCGAGCCAGCGGCGGGCAGCCCAAGTGGCAAGGGTAATGGCAGCAGCCTCGGCAAAAACCCCGCTGAGCATGGCCGCCCCCACCGCCTGCGCCGCCAGCACACTCAACGGCGTCAACAGCACCCACAACAACACAAACACCCCGCTATGCACCGCCAGCCGCCAGCCGGTTCGCAGACGACGGGGGTGTTCGCGGGTCAGGAAGAGACGCTGCAAGAATTTCATCTCGGCCTCGGTCTCGAGGGGAAAGCACCGCGCGGGGCGCGTTTACTGCAAATTGAGTTCCTGAATAGCCGCCTCTAAGCCGTTCAACGAGCCCAGCAACGTCATGTGATCGCCGAGTTCCAGGCGGGTGTTGCCGTGGGGAATGATGAAAGCATCGCCGCGGCGGATGGAAAGCACGAGCACATCGGGCGGCAGCGGCAGATCGCGCAGGCGACGCCCCGCCAGCCGGGGGTTTTCGATGAAGCATTCGCACACATCGCGGGTATCGTCGGTGGCCGTGAGCAGGTGCACGAAATCGGGGTTCCGCACCAGCAAGGTAAGCATGTGCGCCAGCAGCACCGTCGGGGAATACACCCGCACGCCCATCGCCCGCAGGCGCTTGGCGGCCGTGGGGCCGGGGGCCAGGGCAATCACCGGGTCCATCCCCAAAGTGCCGCGCGCCACCTGGCAGACTTTCAAGGCCTCATCCTCATCGCTGTGGGCGCACACCAGGGCGCGGCTACGGCCCAGGTGGGCTTCCAGCGCCTCGGGGGTCGCCGCCAGATGCGTCTCGATGCCGCGCGAGCGCGCTCGCGCCACACGCGTCGCATCCGGGTCGAGCAGCACCACCTCTTCGCCATGCCCGCGCAGGGTCTCGGCCACCTGAATGCCCACCGTGCCCGCGCCCGCCACCGCAATCGGCCTCCGCGCGGTCGCGGTTTTCTGCCCCCCCATCAGACGAGTGAACGCAATGGGGGCCACCGTCACGGTGATCATCGCCACCAAAATCACGGCCATCACCACCGTGTCGGAAAGCATTCCCAAATCTTGGCCGATCTGTGCAGCCGCGATGATGAGGGAAAGCCGCGCCGAGAGCAGCGTGCCCGCCGCCAGGCTTTCCCGCCACGAAAATACCCGCCGGAAGAGCAACGCCGGCACACCTTTGACCAGCACCGCCCCCACCAGCAGGAACCCCACCAACTCAATCGCCTGAAGCGATCCAAACACCACCCCAAAATCGAAGCGCACCCCCACCATGATGAAGAAAATCGGGATGAAGAAGCCGTAGCCGGTGGCTTCTAACTGGTGCATCAGGGCGTGGTCGTCCGGGTCAAGCAAAAGGGCAACCAACAGCCCGGCCAGGAAGGCCCCCAAAATCACTTCCACACCCAGGAACTCGGCCACGACCACGAAGAAGAACATCAGGAAGAACGAAAGCCGCATCTTGGCCTGCGCGGTGGCATGGCTCATCTCTTCGATGAGCGGCGAGAGCACAGGCACCACCCACGTTCCCAGGCGGTAGAAGATGAAAAGCACCACAAAGAGGCCAGTAATCAGCAGAATATCCAGCGTCAGGCCGTGCGCCACCACCGCGACTTCCACGGTGATGAGCAACATGGTGACGAAATCGGCAATCAGAGCCGAAAGGAGTAGCGTTTGACCATAGCGGCCACCGATGAGGCCGGTTTCCTTCAGCACCGGCACGACCACCCCCAGCGAGGTGGTGGAGAGAATGAGCGCCATCAAGGGCAAATCGCTGGTCAAGCCCATCCGCCAGATGACGAAAGCCACCGCCGCGGCCAGGGCAAGGGTCGCGAGAAAGTGTAACCCGGCCAGCACCAGCGGATGGTCGCCACGGCGGGAGGCTTTGTCTTGCACCGCAGCGTTCATGCCCAGACTGGTGAGGTCCACCTCCATGCCCGCCAGGAACATCAGGAAAACGAAACCAAACTCGGCCAAAAGTTCCAGGGCGGGGTCATGTTGCGGCACCCAGTTCAGGCCGCTCTTGCCCACGATCATGCCCCCCAGAATTTCGCCCACCATAATGGGCAACGTCAGGCCGCGGAAACGCCCCAGCAAAAGGGGCACCAGGGCTGCCAGGGCGATCACCACCAGCAGTGGCAAGAAGGATGAAGTTGTTTCAGGGAGAGGAGAAAATAGCATCAGCGTAACCGGTGCCGCGGGCTACTTCAGCCAGCGGGCAAGGAGATTGAGAAGCAAGGTAAAAAGCACAGAAAGCAGCACAGAGGTCGCCAGCGGCACGACGCAGGTGAAATTACCCCGCTGGTACACGAAATCGCCCGGCAGGCGGCCCAAAGGCACACCCCAGCGAGCCAGCAACACCAGCAGCCCGCCCAGCACGAAGAGCAGGCCGCCCAGTAGCATCAACCACCGTCCGAAAGAGGCCATCGGGCACCTCCAATCTGTGCTTGCGGCAGGGAAGACAACCCAACCGTGGGCTTACAACAGCGGTGGCTGCTCAGCCCGGTCGTAAGGAATGCCTAAATGCTCATAGGCCGCGCGGGTCGCCACGCGCCCTTGAGCAGTGCGTTCCAGGAAGCCCAGCCGCAGCAGGTAGGGCTCGACAACTTCCATGATAGTATCGGCCGCCTCGCTGACCGAAGCAGCGATCGTATTCAGCCCCACCGGCCCGCCGCGGTATTTCTCGATGATGGTACGCAGCACCTGGCGGTCGACGTCGTCCAGTCCCAGGGAATCCACGTTGAGCAGGTCGAGGGCTTCCTGCGCCAGCGGCAGGGTGATGGTGCCATTACCGCGCACCTGGGCGTAATCGCGCACCCGCCGCAGCAGCCGCAAGGCAATGCGGGGCGTGCCGCGCGCCCGGCGGGCAATTTCGGCAATGCCCTCCGGGGAAGCCGCCACCCCCAGCGCCTCGGCCGCACGCGCGACAATGGTTTCCATCGCAGATTGGTCATAATAATCGAGGCGGTAAACCGCGCCAAAGCGCGCCCGCAGCGGCGCAGTGACCAGCGCCAGGCGGGTGGTCGCCCCAACCACGGTGAAACGAGGCAGGCGCAGGCGCACCGAGCGGGCCGCCGGGCCTTTGCCAATCACAATATCCAGGGCAAAGTCTTCCATCGCCGGGTAAAGCACCTCTTCCACCGCCCGGCCGAGGCGATGCACTTCGTCGATAAAGAGAATGTCACCGGCGCGCAGGTTGGTGAGGATGGCAGCCAGGTCGCCGGCGCGCTCGATGGCCGGGCCGGAGGTGACTTTGATATCTACCCCCATTTCGTTGGCAAGGATGTGGGCTAAAGTGGTTTTGCCCAACCCCGGCGGGCCGTAAAAAAGGACATGATCAAGCGGCTCACCGCGCTTTTTGGCTGCGGCGAGCAAAATCGCCAGATTCTCTTTGATCTGCTCCTGGCCGATCAGGTCGTCCAACCGCCGGGGACGGAGGGCGTAATCGCGCGGGTCGCTGGCTTGTGGTTCGGGGCTGATGAGGCGCTCGTCGGTCATGGTGAGGATTATAACAGAATGCGCCACTTGCTACGCCCTACCCTGCGGCGACGCAGAGGGCATCGTGACCAGCAAAACCAGATCGTTCACATTCGTCTGCGTCGGGCCGGTGCGCAGCAGGCCGCCGACGGCTTCCCAAAAAGCATAGGCATCATGGCGGCGAAGGAAGTCGGCAGGCTCGAAGCCAAGGGCGCGCGCGCGGGCGAAGGTTTCCCCCGTAGCGGCAGCACCCGCGGCGTCAGTGGGGCCATCGGTGCCATCGGTGGCGAAGGAAA is drawn from Chloroflexota bacterium and contains these coding sequences:
- a CDS encoding 30S ribosomal protein S16, translated to MVRIRLRRVGARKQPSYRIVAADKEAKRDGRFLEILGFYNPRTDPPTVTLKEDRVYDWMMKGAQPSDAVQKIFRMVGFYDRYERFKKGESVETLLQESAETLAKFNTNPKTSDAALKGAQKQAA
- a CDS encoding CPBP family intramembrane metalloprotease, whose protein sequence is MKFLQRLFLTREHPRRLRTGWRLAVHSGVFVLLWVLLTPLSVLAAQAVGAAMLSGVFAEAAAITLATWAARRWLDRRAFVDLGLHLTRRAWQDFGVGTGIAALTQTVLLALLALTGAATPHWAASSWGDVASGLAEALVLWLLVGWSEELWVRGYWLQNLAETAGLKWGVAISSVVFALFHLANPHVSVLAEVGLVAAGLFLAYGYVRSGALWLPLGLHFGWNLFEGTVYGFPVSGLGGFHLLSTPLRGPVWLTGGAFGPEASLTVLVVLAFGAWLIARYTAGRGARGGMDA
- a CDS encoding KH domain-containing protein — translated: MKELVEYIARSLVNDPTQVHVAEVRGGATVHLELQVAKEDMGRVIGKNGRVANAMRALLEVAAAQEGKHFTLDIVEPQ
- the ruvB gene encoding Holliday junction branch migration DNA helicase RuvB; translation: MTDERLISPEPQASDPRDYALRPRRLDDLIGQEQIKENLAILLAAAKKRGEPLDHVLFYGPPGLGKTTLAHILANEMGVDIKVTSGPAIERAGDLAAILTNLRAGDILFIDEVHRLGRAVEEVLYPAMEDFALDIVIGKGPAARSVRLRLPRFTVVGATTRLALVTAPLRARFGAVYRLDYYDQSAMETIVARAAEALGVAASPEGIAEIARRARGTPRIALRLLRRVRDYAQVRGNGTITLPLAQEALDLLNVDSLGLDDVDRQVLRTIIEKYRGGPVGLNTIAASVSEAADTIMEVVEPYLLRLGFLERTAQGRVATRAAYEHLGIPYDRAEQPPLL
- a CDS encoding homoserine dehydrogenase translates to MRTYRLAFLGFGNVGRALARLLLEKRATMRARYGVDFVVTGIATGRHGRVIAPEGVDLEAALARAEAGGALRDLGTQPEPPDGLRFVETVPADVLFENTPVNYENGEPAVSHIRRALMRGMHVATANKGPVVHAYHDLTALAAQHGRRFFFESAVMDGMPIFSLFRETLPAAEVKAFRGILNSTTNLILTRMETHLESFEKAVAYAQRIGIAETDPSGDVDGWDAAIKVAALVTVLMGVPLKPQEVARRGIRSIALRDVQEAAAHGQRWKLVCEARRTGEGVEARVAPQLVDAGSPLYGVMGTSSIVTFETDVLGALSLREDDPGPHTTAYGLLADFLNAVREE
- a CDS encoding DUF2905 domain-containing protein, whose product is MASFGRWLMLLGGLLFVLGGLLVLLARWGVPLGRLPGDFVYQRGNFTCVVPLATSVLLSVLFTLLLNLLARWLK
- the rimM gene encoding 16S rRNA processing protein RimM encodes the protein MSKKNRPAYTYHLPSPSGSSSDEPLYLAVGKLRRPHGVRGEIRMEVLTDFPERLQPGTTVYVGPRRLPLRIVSVRWQGDFMLLAFEGYPDRDRVGLLRNMLVTVPAESLPPLEEGEFYYHQILGLQVVTDEGEDLGTVTEIMETGANDVFVVTDASGNEVLLPDIDEVVLEIDPQSGVMRVHLLPGLR